Proteins from a single region of Abyssalbus ytuae:
- the ribD gene encoding bifunctional diaminohydroxyphosphoribosylaminopyrimidine deaminase/5-amino-6-(5-phosphoribosylamino)uracil reductase RibD: MNLHEKYILRCIQLAKNALGTSFPNPRVGCVIVHNGKIIAEGYTSAYGDNHAEVNAINAVKDKSVLQNSTLYVTLEPCSHYGKTPPCSDLIVKHKIPNVVIGTLDINDKVSGRGVKKLKESGCNVIVGILEYECKEHHKHFLIYQREKRPYVILKWAQSKDGYISPSDKKEKKPVWITNQYSRLMTHKWRSEEQAILVGTTTVFDDNPKLNTRDWHGKSPVRIIIDRKLKIPKDSAVFNNSAKTIVICDHNENKNIRNHIAIERIDFTKNIAHQICKVIFKHELMSVIIEGGTKTLQTFIDENLWDEARVFKGNTVLNNGTKAPVISGKVFNTFSILSDTLTIYYKND; this comes from the coding sequence GTGAATTTACACGAAAAATATATATTACGCTGCATTCAACTTGCTAAAAATGCTTTAGGCACTTCTTTTCCCAACCCACGGGTGGGGTGTGTTATAGTACACAATGGTAAAATTATTGCAGAAGGTTATACCAGTGCATATGGTGACAATCATGCCGAGGTAAATGCTATTAACGCTGTAAAAGATAAATCGGTTTTACAAAATTCTACTCTGTATGTAACATTAGAACCCTGTTCTCATTATGGCAAAACCCCGCCTTGTTCTGATTTAATTGTTAAACATAAAATTCCAAATGTTGTTATAGGCACATTAGATATAAATGACAAAGTATCAGGACGTGGAGTGAAAAAATTAAAGGAATCCGGATGCAATGTTATAGTAGGTATTTTAGAATATGAATGCAAAGAACATCATAAACATTTTTTAATTTATCAAAGAGAAAAAAGGCCTTATGTTATACTAAAATGGGCTCAAAGTAAAGATGGCTACATAAGCCCGTCTGATAAAAAAGAAAAAAAACCGGTTTGGATAACCAATCAATATTCAAGGCTCATGACTCATAAATGGAGAAGCGAAGAACAGGCCATACTTGTAGGTACAACTACCGTTTTTGATGATAATCCTAAATTGAATACACGGGATTGGCACGGTAAATCACCGGTAAGGATAATTATTGACAGAAAACTAAAAATTCCAAAAGATTCGGCAGTGTTTAACAACAGTGCCAAAACAATAGTTATTTGTGATCATAATGAAAATAAAAACATTCGCAATCATATAGCAATAGAGAGGATTGACTTTACTAAAAATATTGCACATCAAATATGCAAGGTTATTTTTAAACATGAATTAATGAGCGTAATTATAGAAGGGGGTACAAAAACACTGCAAACCTTTATTGATGAAAACTTATGGGATGAAGCCAGGGTATTTAAAGGCAATACGGTATTAAACAACGGAACCAAAGCTCCTGTTATATCAGGAAAAGTTTTTAATACGTTTAGTATTTTAAGTGATACACTTACTATTTATTATAAAAATGATTAA
- a CDS encoding TIGR00730 family Rossman fold protein — MKNIVVFCGSSDGFDNDIITLAYKLGEKLAEEKISLVYGAAKIGIMGKVAEGILKNGGKAIGVIPEFLKKKELVHTGLTQLYTTDNMHERKLLMHELSDAIITLPGGYGTLEELFEMITWAQLGLHQKPIGILNINGFYNDLISMIKTMVEKGFLKEENYRMLLIDDNIDNLLNKMKNYKPSIVPKWIKKSHL; from the coding sequence ATGAAAAATATAGTAGTATTTTGTGGTAGTAGCGATGGTTTTGATAATGATATTATCACTTTGGCGTATAAATTAGGAGAAAAGCTGGCAGAAGAAAAGATAAGCTTGGTATACGGTGCAGCAAAAATAGGTATTATGGGTAAAGTTGCAGAAGGGATTTTAAAAAATGGAGGTAAAGCAATTGGTGTTATCCCAGAATTTTTGAAGAAAAAAGAACTGGTACATACCGGTCTTACTCAACTATATACTACCGATAATATGCATGAAAGAAAACTTTTAATGCACGAGCTTTCAGATGCAATAATAACTCTTCCGGGAGGATATGGTACATTGGAAGAATTATTTGAAATGATTACCTGGGCTCAATTAGGACTACATCAAAAACCCATAGGAATACTAAATATAAATGGTTTTTATAATGATTTAATAAGTATGATAAAGACAATGGTTGAAAAAGGTTTTTTAAAAGAAGAAAATTACAGGATGTTATTAATTGATGATAATATTGATAATCTTTTAAATAAAATGAAAAACTACAAACCGTCAATTGTGCCTAAGTGGATAAAAAAATCTCATTTATAG
- the prmC gene encoding peptide chain release factor N(5)-glutamine methyltransferase — protein MCYTELTATYNKEEVESFFRLLSEEYLGLKPHQFILNKDTEIEKQIEKQFQDAIIQLKKEKPIQQIIGKAPFSGLDFIVNNHVLIPRPETEELVNLIIREQRKSPLTGSKILDIGTGSGCIAVSLAKKIQTARVYAIDISDEALKLAKKNAAINNVQVEFFKMDILNTEELPDFFDIIVSNPPYVRKKEKCEMKNNVVNYEPHLALFVEDDDPLIFYDKIAVLATKNLKKGGKIYFEINQYLGEETKNLLEKLNFKDVEVIKDVYDNNRIIKGTKI, from the coding sequence ATGTGTTATACAGAATTAACCGCTACATATAATAAAGAAGAGGTGGAAAGTTTTTTTAGATTATTATCGGAAGAATATTTAGGATTAAAACCCCATCAATTTATTCTCAATAAGGATACTGAAATAGAAAAACAAATAGAAAAACAATTTCAAGATGCTATAATTCAATTAAAAAAAGAGAAGCCAATACAACAAATAATTGGGAAGGCCCCTTTTTCAGGATTGGATTTTATAGTAAATAATCATGTACTTATTCCCCGGCCTGAAACAGAAGAATTGGTCAATTTAATAATCAGGGAGCAAAGAAAAAGTCCTTTAACTGGAAGTAAAATTTTAGATATAGGGACAGGAAGTGGATGTATAGCCGTATCACTGGCTAAAAAGATACAAACTGCCAGGGTATATGCCATAGACATTTCGGATGAGGCATTAAAACTTGCAAAAAAAAATGCTGCAATAAATAATGTACAAGTAGAATTTTTCAAAATGGATATTCTGAATACTGAAGAGTTGCCTGATTTTTTTGACATAATTGTATCCAATCCGCCTTATGTGAGAAAAAAAGAGAAATGTGAAATGAAAAATAATGTTGTTAATTATGAACCCCACCTGGCATTGTTTGTAGAAGATGATGATCCCTTGATTTTTTATGATAAAATAGCTGTACTAGCTACAAAAAATTTAAAAAAAGGAGGTAAAATCTATTTTGAAATAAATCAATATCTTGGTGAGGAAACAAAAAACTTATTAGAAAAGTTAAATTTTAAAGATGTAGAAGTGATAAAAGATGTTTATGATAATAACAGGATTATAAAAGGAACAAAAATTTAA